The following coding sequences are from one Culex quinquefasciatus strain JHB chromosome 1, VPISU_Cqui_1.0_pri_paternal, whole genome shotgun sequence window:
- the LOC119765592 gene encoding uncharacterized protein LOC119765592, which produces MDIPAEPLFPPEVWELIFADCPFPDLKRFRLVCHRWNAIVLGCPAFRRRCRGRFCMAELRETRDPARRPLTNGNMTFRVVVVRVNNDWSEFGQYLEELFLNACVAPVGMFFRMLRCCPNLKRLKMQATGFLEGSVDNGFQLESMEEFDVACLYPKSDWTRASVIDLFGPVFPRLKIFALKWMDHFKKADQKNLIRFIQNVQGTLQSLSLEYKANLLKELCAMNQLHLKRAALNINIVSPSWNNALWTRFCQAQQTLEELSLMEGTASNELLRVTVLNLPNLKKICANFYGPDKIVPTFLSHLIRVEHVQICAEQVVLDLRIPLSASLKEFHLTHAEIKHGLETLTTSTTIQKLTLEKCHLEESIVTSSVHKPTNLKHLTLVECGAYPDTIDHILSGRPLLETVRLERVGSVSKESMARLLHQCPNLREMVLTKCYDFWDSVEDVMGHYYSSYGVVEGSRQVKLVIEEFTEDDEDN; this is translated from the exons ATGG ATATCCCAGCGGAACCGCTCTTCCCGCCGGAGGTCTGGGAGCTCATCTTCGCCGACTGTCCCTTTCCGGATCTGAAACGGTTCCGCTTGGTTTGTCACCGGTGGAACGCCATCGTCCTGGGTTGCCCGGCGTTCCGACGTCGCTGTCGTGGTCGGTTCTGCATGGCCGAGCTTCGCGAAACCCGCGATCCGGCCCGTCGGCCGCTGACAAACGGTAATATGACGTTCCGAGTGGTCGTCGTACGTGTGAACAACGACTGGTCCGAGTTTGGCCAGTACCTGGAGGAACTGTTCCTCAACGCATGCGTCGCTCCCGTCGGGATGTTTTTCCGGATGCTGCGGTGCTGTCCGAATTTGAAGCGCTTGAAGATGCAGGCGACGGGATTTTTGGAGGGATCTGTCGACAACGGGTTCCAGCTGGAATCGATGGAGGAGTTCGACGTAGCTTGCTTGTACCCCAAAAGCGACTGGACACGTGCCTCAGTTATTGACCTGTTTGGGCCAGTCTTTCCGCGGTTGAAGATCTTTGCGTTAAAATGGATGGACCATTTCAAGAAAGCGGACCAAAAGAACCTGATTCGATTCATTCAGAACGTCCAGGGGACATTGCAAAGCCTCAGTCTGGAGTACAAAGCCAACCTGCTGAAGGAGTTGTGCGCAATGAACCAGTTGCACCTGAAGCGAGCAGCGCTCAACATTAACATCGTATCGCCCTCATGGAACAACGCGCTCTGGACAAGGTTCTGCCAGGCTCAACAGACGCTGGAGGAACTTTCCCTGATGGAAGGAACGGCCTCCAACGAG CTTCTCCGCGTCACCGTGCTCAACCTCCCAAATCTGAAGAAAATTTGCGCAAACTTTTACGGCCCAGACAAGATCGTCCCGACATTCCTGAGTCACCTGATCCGCGTAGAGCACGTACAAATCTGCGCCGAACAAGTTGTACTCGACTTGCGCATCCCACTTAGCGCGAGCCTGAAAGAATTTCACCTGACTCATGCTGAAATTAAGCACGGACTTGAAACCCTCACCACCTCAACGACCATTCAGAAGCTGACCCTGGAAAAGTGCCACCTGGAAGAAAGCATCGTTACGTCCAGCGTGCACAAACCCACCAACCTGAAGCACCTGACGCTGGTGGAGTGCGGAGCCTATCCGGACACGATCGATCACATCCTGAGCGGCCGTCCGTTGCTGGAAACGGTGCGGCTCGAACGCGTCGGTTCGGTCAGCAAAGAAAGTATGGCGAGGCTGCTGCATCAGTGCCCGAACCTGCGGGAGATGGTCCTGACCAAATGTTACGACTTTTGGGATTCGGTAGAGGACGTCATGGGCCATTACTACAGCTCGTATGGGGTGGTGGAAGGATCAAGGCAGGTTAAGCTCGTCATCGAGGAGTTTACCGAAGATGATGAGGATAATTGA